From the Cupriavidus necator N-1 genome, one window contains:
- a CDS encoding cupin domain-containing protein produces MHYQHLAMFGAVALMAASALAQSSGLTRTLVGRADVSVPGREAVVARVEVAPGAYAGRHTHPGDEISYVMEGEAQLLIDGQSPRTVKAGESFVVPAGVVHDAHNSGSTATRVLGVYVVEKGKPLASPAP; encoded by the coding sequence ATGCACTACCAGCATTTGGCCATGTTCGGCGCCGTGGCATTGATGGCAGCTAGCGCGCTGGCGCAGAGTTCGGGCCTGACCCGCACCTTGGTCGGACGGGCCGACGTATCCGTGCCAGGTCGCGAAGCCGTGGTCGCGCGCGTGGAGGTGGCGCCAGGCGCCTATGCCGGGCGTCATACGCATCCCGGAGACGAGATCAGCTACGTTATGGAAGGCGAGGCGCAACTCCTGATCGACGGCCAGTCGCCACGCACGGTCAAGGCCGGTGAATCGTTCGTAGTGCCTGCCGGCGTGGTGCATGACGCCCACAACAGCGGTAGCACGGCGACGCGGGTGCTTGGCGTGTACGTGGTCGAGAAGGGGAAGCCGCTGGCATCGCCG